In a single window of the Verrucomicrobiota bacterium genome:
- a CDS encoding NfeD family protein, which produces MDSGLSLVVFLTLGGIILLCAEVLLPGMIAGIVGVILLLLGVIASFYYYGPTVAGLHLLTIIVFGGTILGLWLKYFDRTPIGKDVILGPADKARSPYTLDQSLVGKMGISLTTLRPAGTIDVDGQRLDVITEGIMIPAKTSVEIISISGTVIIVRESTVSGKNT; this is translated from the coding sequence ATGGATTCAGGTTTATCATTGGTCGTATTTCTGACATTAGGGGGCATTATCCTATTATGCGCTGAGGTGCTCCTTCCGGGGATGATCGCAGGCATAGTCGGTGTCATCCTCCTTCTGTTGGGAGTTATTGCCTCCTTTTATTATTATGGGCCAACTGTGGCTGGGCTTCATCTCCTTACCATTATTGTCTTCGGCGGGACTATCCTGGGATTGTGGCTGAAATACTTTGACCGGACGCCCATCGGCAAGGATGTCATTCTCGGCCCAGCCGACAAAGCCAGAAGTCCCTACACCCTCGACCAATCCCTGGTGGGCAAAATGGGTATTTCGCTGACTACTCTCCGCCCGGCAGGAACGATTGATGTCGATGGCCAACGCCTCGATGTCATCACTGAGGGGATAATGATCCCCGCAAAAACATCTGTTGAAATTATTTCTATATCAGGGACAGTGATCATTGTCCGTGAATCCACTGTATCTGGAAAAAACACTTAA
- the floA gene encoding flotillin-like protein FloA (flotillin-like protein involved in membrane lipid rafts), with product MPSWLIILAGVIVIVVLLIGIVFIGSFFGLWIRAKTSGAPVSFSELIALWLRRIPQSLIVDNRITAVQSGIPLEPNQLSVHYLSGGNVTMVVQSLIAAQKAGIHLEFDQACAIDLATKGTGKNVVDAVKTSVNPRVIDCPNPATGKSTIDAVAKDGIMIKAKARVTVRTNLERFVGGATEETIIARVGEGIVTTIGSSQTYKEVLENPDRISKTVLEKGLDSGTAFEILSIDIADVDVGENIGAKLQAEQAEADKRVAQANAEVRRAAAVAVEQEMLARVQEMRAKVVEAESQVPMAIAESFRSGNLGIMDYYKLKNVQADTNMRSSIAGADVSHDSKA from the coding sequence ATGCCATCATGGCTCATTATTCTTGCAGGTGTCATCGTCATTGTCGTCCTGCTCATCGGAATCGTATTCATCGGCAGCTTTTTCGGCCTTTGGATCCGCGCAAAAACCTCCGGAGCCCCAGTCTCCTTTAGTGAACTGATCGCCTTGTGGCTGCGTCGGATCCCTCAAAGCCTGATCGTCGATAACCGGATCACCGCTGTCCAATCCGGTATCCCCCTTGAACCCAACCAACTCTCCGTCCACTATCTCTCCGGTGGAAATGTCACGATGGTTGTCCAATCTCTGATCGCCGCACAAAAAGCCGGAATCCACCTGGAATTCGACCAAGCTTGTGCGATTGACCTCGCGACAAAAGGAACAGGGAAAAATGTCGTTGATGCGGTTAAAACCAGTGTTAATCCCCGCGTGATCGACTGTCCGAATCCGGCGACAGGAAAAAGCACAATCGACGCCGTCGCCAAAGACGGGATCATGATCAAAGCCAAAGCCCGTGTGACTGTCCGTACCAATCTTGAGCGTTTCGTCGGTGGTGCCACCGAAGAAACCATTATCGCCCGTGTCGGTGAAGGGATAGTCACGACCATTGGCTCTTCTCAAACCTATAAGGAAGTCCTCGAAAACCCCGACCGCATCTCCAAAACCGTGCTCGAAAAAGGTCTCGATAGCGGAACCGCCTTTGAAATCCTCTCCATCGACATCGCCGATGTGGATGTGGGAGAAAATATCGGTGCCAAACTCCAGGCCGAACAAGCCGAGGCCGATAAACGTGTCGCCCAAGCCAATGCGGAAGTCCGGCGTGCTGCTGCGGTCGCTGTCGAACAAGAAATGCTAGCCCGCGTCCAGGAAATGCGCGCCAAAGTCGTCGAAGCCGAATCCCAAGTCCCTATGGCCATTGCTGAATCATTCCGGAGTGGCAATCTCGGGATCATGGATTATTATAAACTCAAGAATGTCCAAGCTGATACAAATATGCGCTCATCGATTGCCGGTGCTGATGTATCCCATGATTCAAAAGCTTAA